The following coding sequences are from one Rhipicephalus microplus isolate Deutch F79 chromosome 3, USDA_Rmic, whole genome shotgun sequence window:
- the LOC142804103 gene encoding 3 beta-hydroxysteroid dehydrogenase type 7-like, with the protein MSFDPERSSTNGNESPELEDVDSPWAAPSADKRKVEVVLVTGSSGFLGQHVVKLLQELDKNVKEIRLFDIKPYENKLKHSTEKPMKATVGDICNAKAVQEAFAGVDCVIHTAALVDCTIFPDAEAMEAVNVEGTRTVIDACIRQNVPYLVFTSTVDVVVSSNHIFFGAENTTFTPKHFLMGPYAETKHRAEQLVLQANQRVLADGHTKFSTLVLRPTAMYGEEDQHFVVQFLRVAKSSKNTLTKIRSVDERFQVTYVGNAALAHLRAMEKLAVDESVAGEVFYVTDDTPLEDMYEFLRPFVECQGCRLSDYTVPYLLAILVLMLLALVLRLVRPLYRPKSYIPPPSAVTYICTSLFFNRTKATLRLNYYPNVTPDEAVQRSVSYYKSLQFPG; encoded by the exons ATGTCGTTCGATCCAGAGCGCAGTAGCACCAATGGCAATGAGAGCCCGGAGCTCGAAGATGTGGACTCTCCGTGGGCAGCACCTTCGGC GGACAAGCGAAAAGTGGAGGTGGTGCTTGTGACCGGTTCAAGCGGCTTCCTGGGCCAGCACGTGGTCAAGCTGCTGCAGGAGCTGGACAAGAACGTCAAGGAGATCCGCCTCTTTGACATCAAGCCCTATGAGAACAAACTGA AACACAGCACCGAGAAGCCCATGAAGGCCACCGTGGGCGACATCTGCAATGCCAAGGCGGTGCAGGAAGCATTTGCAGGCGTCGACTGCGTTATTCACACTGCTGCCCTGGTGGACTGCACCATCTTCCCTGATGCAGAAGCCATGGAAGCTGTTAACGTCGAAG GAACGCGGACAGTCATTGACGCCTGCATTCGGCAAAACGTACCCTACCTGGTGTTCACGAGCACGGTGGATGTGGTTGTGAGCAGCAACCACATCTTCTTTGGAGCGGAGAACACCACCTTCACGCCGAAGCACTTCCTGATGGGTCCGTATGCCGAGACCAAGCACCGTGCCGAGCAGCTGGTGCTCCAGGCCAACCAGCGTGTGCTGGCCGATG GTCACACAAAGTTCAGCACGCTGGTACTCCGGCCAACTGCAATGTACGGGGAGGAGGACCAGCAttttgtggtgcagttcttgcgcGTTGCCAAGTCCTCCAAGAACACGCTGACCAAGATACGCAGCGTCGACGAGCGCTTCCAG GTGACCTATGTGGGAAATGCTGCCCTGGCACATCTGCGAGCAATGGAAAAGCTGGCTGTGGACGAGTCGGTGGCGGGTGAGGTGTTCTACGTGACGGATGACACGCCCCTCGAGGACATGTACGAGTTCCTGCGACCGTTCGTCGAGTGCCAGGGCTGCCGCCTGTCGGACTACACGGTACCCTACCTGCTGGCCATCTTGGTGCTCATGCTGCTGGCACTGGTGCTGCGCCTGGTGCGGCCTCTGTACCGGCCAAAGTCCTACATTCCTCCGCCCTCGGCCGTCACCTACATATGCACCTCGCTCTTCTTCAACCGCACCAAGGCCACTCTGCGGCTGAACTACTACCCCAACGTGACGCCCGACGAGGCCGTCCAGCGGTCCGTCTCCTACTACAAGTCGCTCCAGTTTCCGGGATGA